TCCCACGCCACCTGCCGGCGCCCCTGCAGGCGGGTGCCGCGGCGCACAAAGCTGACCGGCCGGCCGCCATAGGTGCCGAAGGAGGCCTGGCTGCCGGGGGTCACCGGGCGCGGTGTCTGCGGCGACTCGGGGGATTCTGGGGATTCACTCATCCCTTCCAGAATAGTGGAGTTCCGGTGTAGGCCCGGGTCGGCAGGATTGGCCGGAAGCGCTCTGTTGACACCGCGGGCGGCACCGAGCCTGCCAGAATGGGGTCCGTGACTGTACCGAAAAGCCCCCAGGACTCCACCGTCAGCGGCCTCAAGACCGGGGACCGTCGGGTCTTGCTGGTGGACGCCGAGATCGACGACGTACCCGCGGCGGACCCCACCCGGGTCGGCAGCCGCCGCACCCTGGCCTACCTGGGCGTGTGCCTGGTCCTGATCGGCCTGAACCTCCGTACTGTCTTCTCCAGCTTCGCCGCGGTACTGCCGGAAGTGACGGCCGACGCCGGGCTGCCGGGCTGGGCCGTCGTCGTCCTGACCACCGTGCCCGTGACGCTGCTGGGGGTCTTCGCCCCGCTGGCTCCCGTTCTGGCCCGCCGCTTCGGGGCCGAGCGGGTGCTGCTGGGCGCCATGGCGGTGCTCACCGCCGGGCTGCTGCTGCGGCCCCTGGAGGCCGGAGCCGCCGGGCACCTTCCCGCTCTGCTGGCCGGGACGGCGGCCTGCGGCGCCGCAATCTCGCTGTGCAACGTGCTGCTGCCCGGCCTGGTGAAGCGTGACTTCCCGCACCGGCTCGGGCTGATGGGCGGCCTCTACACCACGGCGATCTGCGCCTCAGCGGCCCTTGGCGCCGGTTTCACCTACCCCGTCTTCAGCGCGACGGGGGAGTGGACCGCAGCGCTGTGGTTCTGGGCGCTGCCCGCCGGCGTCGTACTT
This DNA window, taken from Pseudarthrobacter sp. ATCC 49987, encodes the following:
- a CDS encoding MFS transporter gives rise to the protein MGSVTVPKSPQDSTVSGLKTGDRRVLLVDAEIDDVPAADPTRVGSRRTLAYLGVCLVLIGLNLRTVFSSFAAVLPEVTADAGLPGWAVVVLTTVPVTLLGVFAPLAPVLARRFGAERVLLGAMAVLTAGLLLRPLEAGAAGHLPALLAGTAACGAAISLCNVLLPGLVKRDFPHRLGLMGGLYTTAICASAALGAGFTYPVFSATGEWTAALWFWALPAGVVLLLFLPLAIRQRHGRHQSAHGGVNVWRSAVAWQVTIFMVLQAMMSFSVFAWLAPILRERGVDGGTAGVIVSVSIVLQMLGSLFAPALATRFRDQRAINTVVALMTGGGFALSIFGPLELIWLWTGLLGLGQGSLTAVALTMIMVRTRDGHTAAHLSGMMQG